ATGGTGTTTGGGGTAAGTAATTAATTAAACCTCTGAGCCTTTGAATCTGGCTCAGAGGTTTTTTGGTATGAAAGGAGGTTCTGAATGCATAAAGCCCATCGATCAATCCATACTATACCTAAAATTACATGAAACAGGTGAAAAAATGGATGTATTAAAAGATTTAACACAAGCGCAAAGTGCATCAGGATATGAGAATGAAGTCCGTCGTATTATGCATAGGGAATTGGATCAAGTATGCAGTGAGATTCTTTATGACCATACAGGTAGTATTTTCGGAAAAACAGAAGGAAATTCTTCCGGCCCGCGGGTGATGCTTGCTGGCCACATGGACGAGGTTGGCTTCATGGTAACCGGAATTAATCAGGATGGATTTCTTCGTTTTACACCACTTGGCGGCTGGTGGGATCAGGTTCTGCTGGCACAGCGTGTTACTGTGATTACAGAGAAAAGGAAGTTCACAGGTGTAATCGGGTCAAAACCTCCCCATCTGCTAAAGCCTGAGGAAAGAAATAAAGTATTTCCAATCAGAGAAATGTACATTGATATTGGAGCGCATAATAAAGAGCAAGTGGAAAAGTGGGGGATTCGCGTTGGTGATCCGGTTGTTCCTATTTGTCCATTTGAAATCATGCCTGACCATGATACGGTATTAGCTAAGGCTCTCGATAATCGAATCGGCTGCTATATGGCTGTTGAGGCCGCAAAACAATTAAATACAAGTCACCATCCGAATACTGTCTTTGCTGGGGCGAATGTGCAAGAGGAAGTAGGGTTAAGAGGAGCACAAACATCACCATACGCTGTGAACCCGGACATTGCTATTGTGCTTGATGTCGGTGTTGCCCAGGATACCCCAGGCACAAGCAGTGACGATGTTGAGCATCCTGCATTACAAAAAGGACCGGTTGTTACTTTTCTTGATGCATCAATGATCCCTAACCATCGCTTCCGTGATTTAGTAATCGATACTGCAGAGAAAAATAACATTCCGCATCAAATAGAAGTGATTACAGGCGGTGGCACAGATGCCGGGAAAATTCATATGTATAAAGAGGGTGTTCCTACCATAGTAATTGGTGTGCCAATTCGGTACATGCACAGCCATGTGTCCCTTGCCAGCAAACAGGATATTGAAAACGGGGTTAAATTGCTTGTTGAGGTTATTAAGAGGCTTGACTCTGATGCATATGAATCGCTTATTAATTATCAGTAAATGAAAAAGAGCCACTGAATGGCTTGTTACGGCCACCAGTGGTTCTATTTTTTTGGTTAATTAGTTGTCGACAATGGAGGCTCCTGTCCATCCTTTGCCTTATTTACCTTACCTAGAATCATATAATCCATTTCATCTTTCGGTATCTTTTGAAAGACTGGTCTTCTAAATAGATAAAATAAGATACCAATCACAATCCAAATGGCCAGCGCGACCAATGAAGGCGTGCTCAAAAATCCTGGTGATCCTGGAATCAGTAACAGCGCTAGAATACCAAGCCCAAAAAGAGATCCTAGCAAAGACATAAACTTTTTCACAGGTGCGATAGTTTTAGTATCATCTTGGTTTTGTCTGGACCATCTGAAGCTTTTATAAGCGACAAAACAGCAATAAAAGAATACGACAGCAATTCCCGTTGAGGACATGTTTACTACCCATGATAATGCTGATCTCCCGAACCACGGTGCTATTAAGCATAATATACAAACAGTGATGATGCCGATTTGCGGTGTATTATTTTTCGAATGCAAACTAGCAAATGACTTCGGCAAAAACTGCGCCCTGCCCATTGCAACCAGTACACGGCTTGCAGACAAGTAAAACCCGTTAAGTCCTGTAAAAATACCCATACAAAGGGAAACAGCCAAGATAAACAAACCTACATTCCCTAATGTCCCAGCTACCACAGTCCCAGTTCCCCAAATATCGTTTAGGGCAACAAGCTCCTGCCATGGCATTGGCAATGCCGTAACAATAATCATTACGGAATATTCTAATGCTGCAAAAATAAGAGCAAAAACAATTAGTGAAAATGCTTTTTTGGGTGAGAAATCAAATTCCTCAGCAACTTGAGGTATACTAGCAAATCCTACATAGGCCCATGGGGCAATCGCAACAATTGCAATAATGGAAGACCAGGATGATATACCTGGTTTGAATCCGGGCTGTAAATTACTGAATGAAGTATCAGAGTTGAAAATCATCCCCAATAACAGCAAAGCAACCCCGGCAAGCAGCAGAACACAAAATATGAATTGCGTTTTTCCAGTTAAAGTTGTTCCTCGAACATTCATGTAGGCAAAGACAATTAATGCAATGCTTGCTACCAAAATTTGACCGAAGTAAACATCCCAGCCAGCTATATTGTACAAATAACCCCATTCTACCGCTGCGGGTAATAAAAATTTTGCTAATAATGCTAGCGCGGATGCGTTCAAGGCAACAATACATACATATGCCAATGTTAACGCCCATCCGCATATAAAAGCGTGTGTTCTGCCGAATGTCGCATAAACAAAAGCAACATCCCCGCCGGATACAGGTAATTCCTCAATTAAAAATCCATAACTGACCCCGATCACGAGCATAATCAATGCCCCAATTAGAAATCCAATAATAACCCCAAGCGGGCCTCCTTGCCCCATCCAGATTGCAGGTTGAACAAAACTTCC
This Virgibacillus phasianinus DNA region includes the following protein-coding sequences:
- a CDS encoding APC family permease, giving the protein MKQRAELSKTLKPQWVWAIAFGSAIGWGSFVQPAIWMGQGGPLGVIIGFLIGALIMLVIGVSYGFLIEELPVSGGDVAFVYATFGRTHAFICGWALTLAYVCIVALNASALALLAKFLLPAAVEWGYLYNIAGWDVYFGQILVASIALIVFAYMNVRGTTLTGKTQFIFCVLLLAGVALLLLGMIFNSDTSFSNLQPGFKPGISSWSSIIAIVAIAPWAYVGFASIPQVAEEFDFSPKKAFSLIVFALIFAALEYSVMIIVTALPMPWQELVALNDIWGTGTVVAGTLGNVGLFILAVSLCMGIFTGLNGFYLSASRVLVAMGRAQFLPKSFASLHSKNNTPQIGIITVCILCLIAPWFGRSALSWVVNMSSTGIAVVFFYCCFVAYKSFRWSRQNQDDTKTIAPVKKFMSLLGSLFGLGILALLLIPGSPGFLSTPSLVALAIWIVIGILFYLFRRPVFQKIPKDEMDYMILGKVNKAKDGQEPPLSTTN
- a CDS encoding M42 family metallopeptidase, which codes for MDVLKDLTQAQSASGYENEVRRIMHRELDQVCSEILYDHTGSIFGKTEGNSSGPRVMLAGHMDEVGFMVTGINQDGFLRFTPLGGWWDQVLLAQRVTVITEKRKFTGVIGSKPPHLLKPEERNKVFPIREMYIDIGAHNKEQVEKWGIRVGDPVVPICPFEIMPDHDTVLAKALDNRIGCYMAVEAAKQLNTSHHPNTVFAGANVQEEVGLRGAQTSPYAVNPDIAIVLDVGVAQDTPGTSSDDVEHPALQKGPVVTFLDASMIPNHRFRDLVIDTAEKNNIPHQIEVITGGGTDAGKIHMYKEGVPTIVIGVPIRYMHSHVSLASKQDIENGVKLLVEVIKRLDSDAYESLINYQ